A stretch of DNA from Paenibacillus albus:
GAAGACTAATTTGCGGAAGCCGCTGAGCTGCAAGCTCTTGGCAATATCCATCAGCACGGCCATCAAGGTAGCGGCGGACAGCGAGATCGTGCCTGGATGTCCAAGATGCTCCGTGCTCTTGCCGTAAGGCAGCGGAGGCAGCAGCCATACCGGCGCTTCGTCCGGGAGTGCTTCGAAACCGTAGGTTAAGAAGCTTTCATTAATCAGCGTATCGGTATAGGTCGGCAGATGAGGCCCGTGCTGTTCGACGGCGCCGATCGGCAGGACGACGATCGCGTCCTCCTTATCGAGCTCCGCGACCTGCTTGCGGCTCAGCCGAGGCAGGAAGTGGGTGTCCCACGCCTTTCCTGAATTACGAGTTAACATGATAGGACCCCCTTCTTTATTCGGCTGCTACAGGATTGGTTAGAGGCAGGAAGCCTTCAATGCGGCCCTGCGCTTCGTCGCCTGGGCGAATGACGACAGGTCCCGGAGTACCGGTTAAGATGATATCCCCGGGCAGAAGCGTCATGACCTGGGAATGGAACGCTACGATCCACCACGGGCGAAAACGCATCTGCGAGACGGTATTGCGATGCACCGTTTCCCCGTTTAGTACAGTTGAGATTTCAAGGCTATGCACATCCTCCGTCTCGTCCGCCGTAAGCAATTGCGGCCCGATGCTTAGGAACGTATCAAAGCTCTTGGCTCTTGTCAGATAGCGGGGATTCGCTTCGTGAATGTCCGCGGCCGTCATGTCCAGCGCCGTCGTCAGCCCCGCTACGTAATCAGGCGCCTCTGCCTCGCTTACGTTTCGGCATTCCTTGCCGATGATGATAGCAAGCTCCGCTTCGGCGGTGACACGTTCCGATTGCATCGGTAATCGTATAGGTTGCCCCGGTCCGATGAGCGTCGTATCCGGCTTCATGAAGCTTACCGGATCTTCGCCCGGCTCCGGGGGAGCCGGCAGCTCTCCGGATGGGCGATAGTTCATGCCAATACCCCAAATTTTGCGGGGATTCCGGTAAAGAAGCCCCAGCGAGACATCCCCTTCCGGCAAAGCCTCCACTTCGAGCAGCAGCCGCGCCTCTCCCTCGTCCTTATACCAGCGGGAGAGAGATTCCCATCTGCCGCCGATGATGAGCTCCCCAACTTGCAGGGGCCAATCCGTGCCCAACGCTTCATTAATACGGGAGAGCTTTATCCATCCATGAGGCGCCTGAATGGCCGCCTCCTCCTTCTCTTCGCTACACAGCGTGGCCAAAATCATTCGAAACCCCTCTTTTCTCCGCGGACCGCGCGGCCCAATTCAACAGCTCGCGGTCGAAGCCCGCAGGCGCAATAACAGATAGTCCAATCGGGAGGCCGGAAGCATTCTTGCCTGGAATCGTCAGCTGAGGCAGCCCCGCCAATCCCGCAATCGCCGTCAGCTGCAGCAGCCGAAAGCGGTAGCGTTCCAGCGCTTCAGCTTCCTCGCCGATTCGCGGAGCTGCGCCCGGCGCCGTCGGCACAATCAGAATCGCGTCGTCCCCGAGTAGCTCCTCAAGCCGCGCACGCCGTGCTTCCCGTTGCCTGCGCGCCGGCGCTTCCTCCTCCGGCCGAAGCTGCCGGGTCCATTCCATGCGCCCCGCAATATCCGGCGCGAAGACCGGACGTACCTCGTCGATCCAGGCGCCGTGAGCACTTCGAATCTCCAGCCCTTGCAGCACGCGAAAGTTGATCATCCATTCCGCCAATCCTTCGGGAGCGATACGCTCCGAGATCCGTTCGCCGAATTCAGCCTCAAGAGAGGCTAACTTCCCCGCCCACGCGTCCGCCGTATCTTGCTCGGCCAATTCCCAAGCATCCTGCGCAACGATCAGCCTCCGGAAGGGACTGGCTATTGCTCGATCAGCATCCTTGCCGACCGCTCCCGCCGGCACCGGTTCTCCGGGAAGCAGCGCTTCGCCAACCGCCCGCAGCGTCTCCGCATCTCGGGCAAACCAGCCTACGGTATCGAAGCTCGGCGCAAGCGGAATGACTCCCTCCAGAGAAACCGCGTCGTGCGTCGGCCG
This window harbors:
- a CDS encoding amidase, whose translation is MTDAHRAFIDDTIEVQPSGDGLLAGMTFAVKDVFHVRGHVNAAGNPDWLRTHQGPERHAVVIDRLLASGATLTGMTHTDELMYSLNGENVHYGTPLNPAAPGRIPGGSSSGSAVAVAGGYVRFAIGTDTGGSVRVPACYCGLYGFRPTHDAVSLEGVIPLAPSFDTVGWFARDAETLRAVGEALLPGEPVPAGAVGKDADRAIASPFRRLIVAQDAWELAEQDTADAWAGKLASLEAEFGERISERIAPEGLAEWMINFRVLQGLEIRSAHGAWIDEVRPVFAPDIAGRMEWTRQLRPEEEAPARRQREARRARLEELLGDDAILIVPTAPGAAPRIGEEAEALERYRFRLLQLTAIAGLAGLPQLTIPGKNASGLPIGLSVIAPAGFDRELLNWAARSAEKRGVSNDFGHAV
- a CDS encoding fumarylacetoacetate hydrolase family protein, with protein sequence MILATLCSEEKEEAAIQAPHGWIKLSRINEALGTDWPLQVGELIIGGRWESLSRWYKDEGEARLLLEVEALPEGDVSLGLLYRNPRKIWGIGMNYRPSGELPAPPEPGEDPVSFMKPDTTLIGPGQPIRLPMQSERVTAEAELAIIIGKECRNVSEAEAPDYVAGLTTALDMTAADIHEANPRYLTRAKSFDTFLSIGPQLLTADETEDVHSLEISTVLNGETVHRNTVSQMRFRPWWIVAFHSQVMTLLPGDIILTGTPGPVVIRPGDEAQGRIEGFLPLTNPVAAE